ATGAAGTTTGCTTACACCATTTATTTCCTGTGATAATCTGGCAGCAAGAATGCTCATCGACAATTTTTCGTGAATATCATCAGGATTTACTTTCCATAGAGTTAAGAATTTTTCCCAGCTTATTTTTAGTCTTTCGGGAATATGCCTTAAATATGTTCTGATAAGGTCTTCATCAAATTTATCATGACCTGCGGGAACGGGTGTATGAGTAGTGAACAAAGAAGAAGGTCTTATTATTTCAATGGCTTCATCAAAAGTATAATTTTCTTTTGTTGTAAGGGCGGCAAGTCTTTCAATATTTAAAAGAGCAGCATGTCCTTCGTTACAATGGTATAAATCAGGTTTAATATTAAGTGTTTCTAACACCCTAACGCCACCAATTCCAAGAACAATTTCCTGCTTTAGCCTGTTTTCCCAATCACCGCCATATAGTTGATGCGTAATTTGTTTATCCTGTTCTGAATTAATATCTAAGTCAGTATCTAATAAATATAATGGTATTCTGCCTACTTCAACTTTCCATATTCTTGCTGTTAACAGTCGTCCGGGAAGATTTATTTCGATTGTTTTTAAAGTTCCCGATTCATCTCTGACAGGTTTTATTGGTAATTGTGAAAACTTTTGAGCTTCAAGTGATTCTATTTGATCTCCGTTTATTGCTATTCTTTGAGTAAAATATCCATATTTATATAAAAAACCTATTGCTACCATCCTGACATTTGAATCACTTGCTTCTTTTAAATAATCACCTGCAAGTATTCCCAAACCACCTGAAAAAATCTTAATATTGTCATTCAGTCCGTATTCCATACTGAAGTAAGCAATCAATGGGTTTTCAGGATCAGGTTTCTCAAACAAATAATCCTTAAACTTTTTATATACTAAATTATATTGTTCAATAAAATAATTATCATTTTCAAGTTCAGCAAGTCTTTCAGCAGATATTTCTTTTAGTAATAAAATCGGGTTTTTATTGATTTTTTCCCAAAGTAATTTATCAATATATTTAAAAAGGATCATTGCTTCGTAATTCCATGACCACCAGATATTTTCGGACAGTTCATAAAGTCCTTTTAAATTTTTTGGCAAATCTGATTGTATGAATAGTTTTCTCCACAGGGGTTTATTGTTTTTTGGAGATTTTATTGAAATCTTGCTTTCTGTTTGTTTATGTGTTTTTATTTTTTCAGGTCTTTCATTAACCTTTTTTAATGCTATTTTATAGGCATCATAATAATAATTTATAAAATTTCCCCATAATGCTTTTTCAGAAATTAAGCTGACATTTTCCCTGAGATTATTAATTTCAGATTCACTTAATTCAGAGAATTTAACAATATTGTCAGATATTTCTTTTATTATTTCATCATTACTATTATCAGTTCTGTTTAAAATAATTACTCCATTATTATTAATTTGTTCTGAAATTATCCATTGACTAAATCCTGCGAATGTTGTTGTTATTGTTGGGACTTTAAAAGCAATACTTTCAAGCGGTGTATATCCCCATGGCTCATAATATGATGGGAATAATGTTAAATCCATACCAATTAATATATCATAATAAGGCATGTTAAATATTCCGTCTTTTCCGTTAAGGTAACAGGGTACGAATATTATTTTTACTTTTTCTGACTGTTTATTAGTTAGTTCCTTATGCTTTATTCTATTGAGAGTCCTGTCATAATCCGCATCGCTAAGATAATGTGTAATAAAAGGATTGTCGATATGTTTTTTGTTTGTTTTATTGTTTATATTTTCAATAATATCCTTTCTTGCTCCGTAATTATCTGCCGGAATTAGAATAAATGCAACAATATCTTTAACAGTATTTTTGTTTACTTCATAAAGTGAATCAATAAACAGGTCTATACCTTTATTTTTAAATTCATATCTGCCACTAATACACATAAATAATGTGTTGTCAGGTATATTATATCCCAAAACAGCTTCTGAAACTTCCTTTAATTTGTTTTTTGCAGAGTTTCTTTTAGATATAAAATGTTCGTTTTTAGGAACAAAATTATTTTCAAAACCGTTTGGAGTTATAATATCAGGTTCTTTTTCAAGGAATTGTTTACATTCTTTAGCTGTTATTTTACTTACTGTTGTGAAACAATCAGCGTTATTAGCAGCATTTTTTTCAAGCGAATGTTTTGATGTAATATTAAATTCGTTTGCTTTTTGATCTCCGTTATAATTGTCTAAATTATTATATAAATCTTGTTCGTTGCATGATATAGCCCTGCCTGTAGCAGTAGCATGTGTTGTAAATAATGTTCCGATATAAGGTGCTTTATCTTTAAGATAAAGAATTCCTGTACCTGTCATCCATTCATGAAAATGAGCAATAATCTTGTTACTATCTGATAAATTATAATTAGTAAAACTTTCAATTACTTTTCCTGCTGCATAACCGAATAAAGCCGGTTCAACATAATCCCATTGCCCTGATATTGAATCAAGATTATATTTTTCCCAAAATTTGCTGAATATTTTATCTTTTTCAGGAATAAATGTGGTAAAATCAATTAGTATAGCCAAAGGATTTCCTTCTATATTCCATCTTCCTATTTTAATTCGTAACCCTTCTTCTTCTGCTATTAATTTCCATGAACGGAACAAATTTTTGTCTTCAATAAATTCATGATTGAGCTTAGAATCTTTCCATACGTCTGGACCGATAAATATCAGATTATCATTAAATTTGTTTAAAAGAGTAGTGGCTTTGGTTGAAATAACAGTATGAATTCCACCTATTTTATTACAAACTTCCCAGCTTATTTCAAATATATGTTCGGGTAAAAAATTTTCCATATTATTTTGTTCTTCGATTAGATTAATGGGTAATTTTATTAACAAAGGCTAAGGCTAAGTATAAAAA
The Bacteroidales bacterium genome window above contains:
- the glgP gene encoding alpha-glucan family phosphorylase, whose protein sequence is MENFLPEHIFEISWEVCNKIGGIHTVISTKATTLLNKFNDNLIFIGPDVWKDSKLNHEFIEDKNLFRSWKLIAEEEGLRIKIGRWNIEGNPLAILIDFTTFIPEKDKIFSKFWEKYNLDSISGQWDYVEPALFGYAAGKVIESFTNYNLSDSNKIIAHFHEWMTGTGILYLKDKAPYIGTLFTTHATATGRAISCNEQDLYNNLDNYNGDQKANEFNITSKHSLEKNAANNADCFTTVSKITAKECKQFLEKEPDIITPNGFENNFVPKNEHFISKRNSAKNKLKEVSEAVLGYNIPDNTLFMCISGRYEFKNKGIDLFIDSLYEVNKNTVKDIVAFILIPADNYGARKDIIENINNKTNKKHIDNPFITHYLSDADYDRTLNRIKHKELTNKQSEKVKIIFVPCYLNGKDGIFNMPYYDILIGMDLTLFPSYYEPWGYTPLESIAFKVPTITTTFAGFSQWIISEQINNNGVIILNRTDNSNDEIIKEISDNIVKFSELSESEINNLRENVSLISEKALWGNFINYYYDAYKIALKKVNERPEKIKTHKQTESKISIKSPKNNKPLWRKLFIQSDLPKNLKGLYELSENIWWSWNYEAMILFKYIDKLLWEKINKNPILLLKEISAERLAELENDNYFIEQYNLVYKKFKDYLFEKPDPENPLIAYFSMEYGLNDNIKIFSGGLGILAGDYLKEASDSNVRMVAIGFLYKYGYFTQRIAINGDQIESLEAQKFSQLPIKPVRDESGTLKTIEINLPGRLLTARIWKVEVGRIPLYLLDTDLDINSEQDKQITHQLYGGDWENRLKQEIVLGIGGVRVLETLNIKPDLYHCNEGHAALLNIERLAALTTKENYTFDEAIEIIRPSSLFTTHTPVPAGHDKFDEDLIRTYLRHIPERLKISWEKFLTLWKVNPDDIHEKLSMSILAARLSQEINGVSKLHGKVTREIFNELWEGYYPEELHIGHVTNGVHYPTWTAKEWRILYENEFGEEFLKNQSDKNIWKQIYNVPDKEIWNIRYKLRKKLIDYIKIRFKKNWIRRYEDPKYLVEILNNIDENTLTIGFARRFASYKRALLIFNDIERLTKIVNNKDMPVQFIFAGKAHPNDKAGQDLIKYIVEISRKPEFIGKILFLENYDIELAKRLVKGVDIWMNTPTRPLEASGTSGQKAVMNGVLNFSVLDGWWVEGYKENAGWALTEKRTYDNQDFQNELDAQTIYSMLENEIIPLFYKRDNNNIPVEWIAYIKKCIAEIAPEFTTKRMLDDYIEKYYNKLYERSKNIKNNNHELAIKLANWKKKIYRTWDNIEVVSVDFPSTSKRAFNMGDVYKGEVVIDLKELSNEDIGVEMIIANSTNDKKTQIIKIEELKLSKTVDTLAFYNINLQLLQSGIFDYGIRIFPNNKNLPHRQDFSCVKWI